A single genomic interval of Symphalangus syndactylus isolate Jambi chromosome 18, NHGRI_mSymSyn1-v2.1_pri, whole genome shotgun sequence harbors:
- the EWSR1 gene encoding RNA-binding protein EWS isoform X23 translates to MASTDYSTYSQAAAQQGYSAYTAQPTQGYAQTTQAYGQQSYGTYGQPTDVSYTQAQTTATYGQTAYATSYGQPPTGYTTPTAPQAYSQPVQGYGTGAYDTTTATVTTTQASYAAQSAYGTQPAYPAYGQQPAATAPTRPQDGNKPTETSQPQSSTGGYNQPSLGYGQSNYSYPQVPGSYPMQPVTAPPSYPPTSYSSTQPTSYDQSSYSQQNTYGQPSSYGQQSSYGQQSSYGQQPPTSYPPQTGSYSQAPSQYSQQSSSYGQQSSFRQDHPSSMGVYGQESGGFSGPGENRSMSGPDNRGRGRGGFDRGGMSRGGRGGGRGGMGSAGERGGFNKPGGPMDEGPDLDLGPPVDPDEDSDNSAIYVQGLNDSVTLDDLADFFKQCGVVKMNKRTGQPMIHIYLDKETGKPKGDATVSYEDPPTAKAAVEWFDGKDFQGSKLKVSLARKKPPMNSMRGGMPPREGRGMPPPLRGGPGGPGGPGGPMGRMGGRGGDRGGFPPRGPRGSRGNPSGGGNVQHRAGDWQCPNPGCGNQNFAWRTECNQCGDRGRGGPGGMRGGRGGLMDRGGPGGMFRGGRGGDRGGFRGGRGMDRGGFGGGRRGGPGGPPGPLMEQMGGRRGGRGGPGKMDKGEHRQERRDRPY, encoded by the exons atggcGTCCACGG ATTACAGTACCTATAGCCAAGCTGCAGCGCAGCAGGG CTACAGTGCTTACACCGCCCAGCCCACTCAAGGATATGCACAGACCACCCAg GCATATGGGCAACAAAGCTATGGAACCTATGGACAGCCCACTGATGTCAGCTATACCCAGGCTCAGACCACTGCAACCTATGGGCAGACCGCCTATGCAACTTCTTATGGACAGCCTCCCACTG GTTATACTACTCCAACTGCCCCCCAGGCATACAGCCAGCCTGTCCAGGGGTATGGCACTGGTGCTTATGATACCACCACTGCTAcagtcaccaccacccaggcctCCTATGCAGCTCAGTCTGCGTATGGCACTCAGCCTGCTTATCCAGCCTATGGGCAGCAGCCAGCAGCCACTGCACCTACAAG ACCGCAGGATGGAAACAAGCCCACTGAGACTAGTCAACCTCAATCTAGCACAGGGGGTTACAACCAGCCCAGCCTAGGATATGGACAGAGTAACTACAGTTATCCCCAGGTGCCTGGGAGCTACCCCATGCAGCCAGTCACCGCACCTCCATCCTACCCTCCTACCAG CTATTCATCTACACAGCCGACTAGTTATGATCAGAGCAGTTACTCTCAGCAGAACACCTATGGGCAACCGAGCAGCTATGGACAGCAGAGTAGCTATGGTCAACAAAGCAGCTATGGGCAGCAGCCTCCCACTAGTTACCCACCCCAAACTGGATCCTACAGCCAAGCTCCAAGTCAATATAGCCAACAGAGCAGCAGCTACGGGCAGCAGA GTTCATTCCGACAGGACCACCCCAGTAGCATGGGTGTTTATGGGCAGGAGTCTGGAGGATTTTCCGGACCAGGAGAGAACCGGAGCATGAGTGGCCCTGATAACCGGGGCAGGGGAAGAGGGGGATTTGATCGTGGAGGCATGAGCAGAGGTGGGCGGGGAGGAGGACGCGGTGGAATGGG CAGCGCTGGAGAGCGAGGTGGCTTCAATAAGCCTGGTG GACCCATGGATGAAGGACCAGATCTTGATCTAG gcCCACCTGTAGATCCAGATGAAGACTCTGACAACAGTGCAATTTATGTACAAGGATTAAATGACAGTGTGACTCTAGATGATCTGGCAGACTTCTTTAAGCAGTGTGGGGTTGTTAAG ATGAACAAGAGAACTGGGCAACCCATGATCCACATCTACCTGGACAAGGAAACAGGAAAGCCCAAAGGCGATGCCACAGTGTCCTATGAAGACCCACCTACTGCCAAGGCTGCCGTGGAATGGTTTGATG GGAAAGATTTTCAAGGGAGCAAACTTAAAGTCTCCCTTGCTCGGAAGAAGCCTCCAATGAACAGTATGCGGGGTGGTATGCCACCCCGTGAGGGCAGAGGGATGCCACCACCACTCCGTGGAG GTCCAGGAGGCCCAGGAGGTCCTGGGGGACCCATGGGTCGCATGGGAGGCCGTGGAGGAGATAGAGGAGGCTTCCCTCCAAGAGGACCCCGGGGTTCCCGAGGGAACCCCTCTGGAGGAGGAAACGTCCAGCACCGAGCTGGAGACTGGCAGTGTCCCAATCC GGGTTGTGGAAACCAGAACTTCGCCTGGAGAACAGAATGCAACCAGT GTGGTGATCGTGGCAGAGGTGGCCCTGGTGGCATGCGGGGAGGAAGAGGTGGCCTCATGGATCGTGGTGGTCCCGGTGGAATGTTCAGAGGTGGCCGTGGTGGAGACAGAGGTGGCTTCCGTGGTGGCCGGGGCATGGACCGAGGAGGCTTTGGTGGAGGAAGACGAGGTGGCCCTGGGGGGCCCCCTGGACCTTTGATGGAACAgatgggaggaagaagaggaggacgTGGAGGACCTGGAAAAATGGATAA AGGCGAGCACCGTCAGGAGCGCAGAGATCGGCCCTACTAG
- the EWSR1 gene encoding RNA-binding protein EWS isoform X15: MASTDYSTYSQAAAQQGYSAYTAQPTQGYAQTTQQAYGQQSYGTYGQPTDVSYTQAQTTATYGQTAYATSYGQPPTGYTTPTAPQAYSQPVQGYGTGAYDTTTATVTTTQASYAAQSAYGTQPAYPAYGQQPAATAPTRPQDGNKPTETSQPQSSTGGYNQPSLGYGQSNYSYPQVPGSYPMQPVTAPPSYPPTSYSSTQPTSYDQSSYSQQNTYGQPSSYGQQSSYGQQSSYGQQPPTSYPPQTGSYSQAPSQYSQQSSSYGQQSSFRQDHPSSMGVYGQESGGFSGPGENRSMSGPDNRGRGRGGFDRGGMSRGGRGGGRGGMGAGERGGFNKPGGPMDEGPDLDLGPPVDPDEDSDNSAIYVQGLNDSVTLDDLADFFKQCGVVKMNKRTGQPMIHIYLDKETGKPKGDATVSYEDPPTAKAAVEWFDGKDFQGSKLKVSLARKKPPMNSMRGGMPPREGRGMPPPLRGGPGGPGGPGGPMGRMGGRGGDRGGFPPRGPRGSRGNPSGGGNVQHRAGDWQCPNPGCGNQNFAWRTECNQCKAPKPEGFLPPPFPPPGGDRGRGGPGGMRGGRGGLMDRGGPGGMFRGGRGGDRGGFRGGRGMDRGGFGGGRRGGPGGPPGPLMEQMGGRRGGRGGPGKMDKGEHRQERRDRPY; this comes from the exons atggcGTCCACGG ATTACAGTACCTATAGCCAAGCTGCAGCGCAGCAGGG CTACAGTGCTTACACCGCCCAGCCCACTCAAGGATATGCACAGACCACCCAg CAGGCATATGGGCAACAAAGCTATGGAACCTATGGACAGCCCACTGATGTCAGCTATACCCAGGCTCAGACCACTGCAACCTATGGGCAGACCGCCTATGCAACTTCTTATGGACAGCCTCCCACTG GTTATACTACTCCAACTGCCCCCCAGGCATACAGCCAGCCTGTCCAGGGGTATGGCACTGGTGCTTATGATACCACCACTGCTAcagtcaccaccacccaggcctCCTATGCAGCTCAGTCTGCGTATGGCACTCAGCCTGCTTATCCAGCCTATGGGCAGCAGCCAGCAGCCACTGCACCTACAAG ACCGCAGGATGGAAACAAGCCCACTGAGACTAGTCAACCTCAATCTAGCACAGGGGGTTACAACCAGCCCAGCCTAGGATATGGACAGAGTAACTACAGTTATCCCCAGGTGCCTGGGAGCTACCCCATGCAGCCAGTCACCGCACCTCCATCCTACCCTCCTACCAG CTATTCATCTACACAGCCGACTAGTTATGATCAGAGCAGTTACTCTCAGCAGAACACCTATGGGCAACCGAGCAGCTATGGACAGCAGAGTAGCTATGGTCAACAAAGCAGCTATGGGCAGCAGCCTCCCACTAGTTACCCACCCCAAACTGGATCCTACAGCCAAGCTCCAAGTCAATATAGCCAACAGAGCAGCAGCTACGGGCAGCAGA GTTCATTCCGACAGGACCACCCCAGTAGCATGGGTGTTTATGGGCAGGAGTCTGGAGGATTTTCCGGACCAGGAGAGAACCGGAGCATGAGTGGCCCTGATAACCGGGGCAGGGGAAGAGGGGGATTTGATCGTGGAGGCATGAGCAGAGGTGGGCGGGGAGGAGGACGCGGTGGAATGGG CGCTGGAGAGCGAGGTGGCTTCAATAAGCCTGGTG GACCCATGGATGAAGGACCAGATCTTGATCTAG gcCCACCTGTAGATCCAGATGAAGACTCTGACAACAGTGCAATTTATGTACAAGGATTAAATGACAGTGTGACTCTAGATGATCTGGCAGACTTCTTTAAGCAGTGTGGGGTTGTTAAG ATGAACAAGAGAACTGGGCAACCCATGATCCACATCTACCTGGACAAGGAAACAGGAAAGCCCAAAGGCGATGCCACAGTGTCCTATGAAGACCCACCTACTGCCAAGGCTGCCGTGGAATGGTTTGATG GGAAAGATTTTCAAGGGAGCAAACTTAAAGTCTCCCTTGCTCGGAAGAAGCCTCCAATGAACAGTATGCGGGGTGGTATGCCACCCCGTGAGGGCAGAGGGATGCCACCACCACTCCGTGGAG GTCCAGGAGGCCCAGGAGGTCCTGGGGGACCCATGGGTCGCATGGGAGGCCGTGGAGGAGATAGAGGAGGCTTCCCTCCAAGAGGACCCCGGGGTTCCCGAGGGAACCCCTCTGGAGGAGGAAACGTCCAGCACCGAGCTGGAGACTGGCAGTGTCCCAATCC GGGTTGTGGAAACCAGAACTTCGCCTGGAGAACAGAATGCAACCAGTGTAAGGCCCCAAAGCCTGAAGGCTTCCTCCCGCCACCCTTCCCACCCCCGG GTGGTGATCGTGGCAGAGGTGGCCCTGGTGGCATGCGGGGAGGAAGAGGTGGCCTCATGGATCGTGGTGGTCCCGGTGGAATGTTCAGAGGTGGCCGTGGTGGAGACAGAGGTGGCTTCCGTGGTGGCCGGGGCATGGACCGAGGAGGCTTTGGTGGAGGAAGACGAGGTGGCCCTGGGGGGCCCCCTGGACCTTTGATGGAACAgatgggaggaagaagaggaggacgTGGAGGACCTGGAAAAATGGATAA AGGCGAGCACCGTCAGGAGCGCAGAGATCGGCCCTACTAG
- the EWSR1 gene encoding RNA-binding protein EWS isoform X34 → MASTDYSTYSQAAAQQGYSAYTAQPTQGYAQTTQAYGQQSYGTYGQPTDVSYTQAQTTATYGQTAYATSYGQPPTGYTTPTAPQAYSQPVQGYGTGAYDTTTATVTTTQASYAAQSAYGTQPAYPAYGQQPAATAPTSYSSTQPTSYDQSSYSQQNTYGQPSSYGQQSSYGQQSSYGQQPPTSYPPQTGSYSQAPSQYSQQSSSYGQQSSFRQDHPSSMGVYGQESGGFSGPGENRSMSGPDNRGRGRGGFDRGGMSRGGRGGGRGGMGSAGERGGFNKPGGPMDEGPDLDLGPPVDPDEDSDNSAIYVQGLNDSVTLDDLADFFKQCGVVKMNKRTGQPMIHIYLDKETGKPKGDATVSYEDPPTAKAAVEWFDGKDFQGSKLKVSLARKKPPMNSMRGGMPPREGRGMPPPLRGGPGGPGGPGGPMGRMGGRGGDRGGFPPRGPRGSRGNPSGGGNVQHRAGDWQCPNPSIGDFCCDVIVCRGCGNQNFAWRTECNQCGDRGRGGPGGMRGGRGGLMDRGGPGGMFRGGRGGDRGGFRGGRGMDRGGFGGGRRGGPGGPPGPLMEQMGGRRGGRGGPGKMDKGEHRQERRDRPY, encoded by the exons atggcGTCCACGG ATTACAGTACCTATAGCCAAGCTGCAGCGCAGCAGGG CTACAGTGCTTACACCGCCCAGCCCACTCAAGGATATGCACAGACCACCCAg GCATATGGGCAACAAAGCTATGGAACCTATGGACAGCCCACTGATGTCAGCTATACCCAGGCTCAGACCACTGCAACCTATGGGCAGACCGCCTATGCAACTTCTTATGGACAGCCTCCCACTG GTTATACTACTCCAACTGCCCCCCAGGCATACAGCCAGCCTGTCCAGGGGTATGGCACTGGTGCTTATGATACCACCACTGCTAcagtcaccaccacccaggcctCCTATGCAGCTCAGTCTGCGTATGGCACTCAGCCTGCTTATCCAGCCTATGGGCAGCAGCCAGCAGCCACTGCACCTACAAG CTATTCATCTACACAGCCGACTAGTTATGATCAGAGCAGTTACTCTCAGCAGAACACCTATGGGCAACCGAGCAGCTATGGACAGCAGAGTAGCTATGGTCAACAAAGCAGCTATGGGCAGCAGCCTCCCACTAGTTACCCACCCCAAACTGGATCCTACAGCCAAGCTCCAAGTCAATATAGCCAACAGAGCAGCAGCTACGGGCAGCAGA GTTCATTCCGACAGGACCACCCCAGTAGCATGGGTGTTTATGGGCAGGAGTCTGGAGGATTTTCCGGACCAGGAGAGAACCGGAGCATGAGTGGCCCTGATAACCGGGGCAGGGGAAGAGGGGGATTTGATCGTGGAGGCATGAGCAGAGGTGGGCGGGGAGGAGGACGCGGTGGAATGGG CAGCGCTGGAGAGCGAGGTGGCTTCAATAAGCCTGGTG GACCCATGGATGAAGGACCAGATCTTGATCTAG gcCCACCTGTAGATCCAGATGAAGACTCTGACAACAGTGCAATTTATGTACAAGGATTAAATGACAGTGTGACTCTAGATGATCTGGCAGACTTCTTTAAGCAGTGTGGGGTTGTTAAG ATGAACAAGAGAACTGGGCAACCCATGATCCACATCTACCTGGACAAGGAAACAGGAAAGCCCAAAGGCGATGCCACAGTGTCCTATGAAGACCCACCTACTGCCAAGGCTGCCGTGGAATGGTTTGATG GGAAAGATTTTCAAGGGAGCAAACTTAAAGTCTCCCTTGCTCGGAAGAAGCCTCCAATGAACAGTATGCGGGGTGGTATGCCACCCCGTGAGGGCAGAGGGATGCCACCACCACTCCGTGGAG GTCCAGGAGGCCCAGGAGGTCCTGGGGGACCCATGGGTCGCATGGGAGGCCGTGGAGGAGATAGAGGAGGCTTCCCTCCAAGAGGACCCCGGGGTTCCCGAGGGAACCCCTCTGGAGGAGGAAACGTCCAGCACCGAGCTGGAGACTGGCAGTGTCCCAATCC TTCAATTGGTGATTTCTGCTGTGATGTAATTGTATGCAGGGGTTGTGGAAACCAGAACTTCGCCTGGAGAACAGAATGCAACCAGT GTGGTGATCGTGGCAGAGGTGGCCCTGGTGGCATGCGGGGAGGAAGAGGTGGCCTCATGGATCGTGGTGGTCCCGGTGGAATGTTCAGAGGTGGCCGTGGTGGAGACAGAGGTGGCTTCCGTGGTGGCCGGGGCATGGACCGAGGAGGCTTTGGTGGAGGAAGACGAGGTGGCCCTGGGGGGCCCCCTGGACCTTTGATGGAACAgatgggaggaagaagaggaggacgTGGAGGACCTGGAAAAATGGATAA AGGCGAGCACCGTCAGGAGCGCAGAGATCGGCCCTACTAG
- the EWSR1 gene encoding RNA-binding protein EWS isoform X9, which produces MASTDYSTYSQAAAQQGYSAYTAQPTQGYAQTTQQAYGQQSYGTYGQPTDVSYTQAQTTATYGQTAYATSYGQPPTVEGTSTGYTTPTAPQAYSQPVQGYGTGAYDTTTATVTTTQASYAAQSAYGTQPAYPAYGQQPAATAPTRPQDGNKPTETSQPQSSTGGYNQPSLGYGQSNYSYPQVPGSYPMQPVTAPPSYPPTSYSSTQPTSYDQSSYSQQNTYGQPSSYGQQSSYGQQSSYGQQPPTSYPPQTGSYSQAPSQYSQQSSSYGQQSSFRQDHPSSMGVYGQESGGFSGPGENRSMSGPDNRGRGRGGFDRGGMSRGGRGGGRGGMGAGERGGFNKPGGPMDEGPDLDLGPPVDPDEDSDNSAIYVQGLNDSVTLDDLADFFKQCGVVKMNKRTGQPMIHIYLDKETGKPKGDATVSYEDPPTAKAAVEWFDGKDFQGSKLKVSLARKKPPMNSMRGGMPPREGRGMPPPLRGGPGGPGGPGGPMGRMGGRGGDRGGFPPRGPRGSRGNPSGGGNVQHRAGDWQCPNPGCGNQNFAWRTECNQCKAPKPEGFLPPPFPPPGGDRGRGGPGGMRGGRGGLMDRGGPGGMFRGGRGGDRGGFRGGRGMDRGGFGGGRRGGPGGPPGPLMEQMGGRRGGRGGPGKMDKGEHRQERRDRPY; this is translated from the exons atggcGTCCACGG ATTACAGTACCTATAGCCAAGCTGCAGCGCAGCAGGG CTACAGTGCTTACACCGCCCAGCCCACTCAAGGATATGCACAGACCACCCAg CAGGCATATGGGCAACAAAGCTATGGAACCTATGGACAGCCCACTGATGTCAGCTATACCCAGGCTCAGACCACTGCAACCTATGGGCAGACCGCCTATGCAACTTCTTATGGACAGCCTCCCACTG TAGAAGGGACCAGTACAG GTTATACTACTCCAACTGCCCCCCAGGCATACAGCCAGCCTGTCCAGGGGTATGGCACTGGTGCTTATGATACCACCACTGCTAcagtcaccaccacccaggcctCCTATGCAGCTCAGTCTGCGTATGGCACTCAGCCTGCTTATCCAGCCTATGGGCAGCAGCCAGCAGCCACTGCACCTACAAG ACCGCAGGATGGAAACAAGCCCACTGAGACTAGTCAACCTCAATCTAGCACAGGGGGTTACAACCAGCCCAGCCTAGGATATGGACAGAGTAACTACAGTTATCCCCAGGTGCCTGGGAGCTACCCCATGCAGCCAGTCACCGCACCTCCATCCTACCCTCCTACCAG CTATTCATCTACACAGCCGACTAGTTATGATCAGAGCAGTTACTCTCAGCAGAACACCTATGGGCAACCGAGCAGCTATGGACAGCAGAGTAGCTATGGTCAACAAAGCAGCTATGGGCAGCAGCCTCCCACTAGTTACCCACCCCAAACTGGATCCTACAGCCAAGCTCCAAGTCAATATAGCCAACAGAGCAGCAGCTACGGGCAGCAGA GTTCATTCCGACAGGACCACCCCAGTAGCATGGGTGTTTATGGGCAGGAGTCTGGAGGATTTTCCGGACCAGGAGAGAACCGGAGCATGAGTGGCCCTGATAACCGGGGCAGGGGAAGAGGGGGATTTGATCGTGGAGGCATGAGCAGAGGTGGGCGGGGAGGAGGACGCGGTGGAATGGG CGCTGGAGAGCGAGGTGGCTTCAATAAGCCTGGTG GACCCATGGATGAAGGACCAGATCTTGATCTAG gcCCACCTGTAGATCCAGATGAAGACTCTGACAACAGTGCAATTTATGTACAAGGATTAAATGACAGTGTGACTCTAGATGATCTGGCAGACTTCTTTAAGCAGTGTGGGGTTGTTAAG ATGAACAAGAGAACTGGGCAACCCATGATCCACATCTACCTGGACAAGGAAACAGGAAAGCCCAAAGGCGATGCCACAGTGTCCTATGAAGACCCACCTACTGCCAAGGCTGCCGTGGAATGGTTTGATG GGAAAGATTTTCAAGGGAGCAAACTTAAAGTCTCCCTTGCTCGGAAGAAGCCTCCAATGAACAGTATGCGGGGTGGTATGCCACCCCGTGAGGGCAGAGGGATGCCACCACCACTCCGTGGAG GTCCAGGAGGCCCAGGAGGTCCTGGGGGACCCATGGGTCGCATGGGAGGCCGTGGAGGAGATAGAGGAGGCTTCCCTCCAAGAGGACCCCGGGGTTCCCGAGGGAACCCCTCTGGAGGAGGAAACGTCCAGCACCGAGCTGGAGACTGGCAGTGTCCCAATCC GGGTTGTGGAAACCAGAACTTCGCCTGGAGAACAGAATGCAACCAGTGTAAGGCCCCAAAGCCTGAAGGCTTCCTCCCGCCACCCTTCCCACCCCCGG GTGGTGATCGTGGCAGAGGTGGCCCTGGTGGCATGCGGGGAGGAAGAGGTGGCCTCATGGATCGTGGTGGTCCCGGTGGAATGTTCAGAGGTGGCCGTGGTGGAGACAGAGGTGGCTTCCGTGGTGGCCGGGGCATGGACCGAGGAGGCTTTGGTGGAGGAAGACGAGGTGGCCCTGGGGGGCCCCCTGGACCTTTGATGGAACAgatgggaggaagaagaggaggacgTGGAGGACCTGGAAAAATGGATAA AGGCGAGCACCGTCAGGAGCGCAGAGATCGGCCCTACTAG
- the EWSR1 gene encoding RNA-binding protein EWS isoform X11 translates to MASTDYSTYSQAAAQQGYSAYTAQPTQGYAQTTQQAYGQQSYGTYGQPTDVSYTQAQTTATYGQTAYATSYGQPPTVEGTSTGYTTPTAPQAYSQPVQGYGTGAYDTTTATVTTTQASYAAQSAYGTQPAYPAYGQQPAATAPTRPQDGNKPTETSQPQSSTGGYNQPSLGYGQSNYSYPQVPGSYPMQPVTAPPSYPPTSYSSTQPTSYDQSSYSQQNTYGQPSSYGQQSSYGQQSSYGQQPPTSYPPQTGSYSQAPSQYSQQSSSYGQQSSFRQDHPSSMGVYGQESGGFSGPGENRSMSGPDNRGRGRGGFDRGGMSRGGRGGGRGGMGSAGERGGFNKPGGPMDEGPDLDLGPPVDPDEDSDNSAIYVQGLNDSVTLDDLADFFKQCGVVKMNKRTGQPMIHIYLDKETGKPKGDATVSYEDPPTAKAAVEWFDGKDFQGSKLKVSLARKKPPMNSMRGGMPPREGRGMPPPLRGGPGGPGGPGGPMGRMGGRGGDRGGFPPRGPRGSRGNPSGGGNVQHRAGDWQCPNPSIGDFCCDVIVCRGCGNQNFAWRTECNQCGDRGRGGPGGMRGGRGGLMDRGGPGGMFRGGRGGDRGGFRGGRGMDRGGFGGGRRGGPGGPPGPLMEQMGGRRGGRGGPGKMDKGEHRQERRDRPY, encoded by the exons atggcGTCCACGG ATTACAGTACCTATAGCCAAGCTGCAGCGCAGCAGGG CTACAGTGCTTACACCGCCCAGCCCACTCAAGGATATGCACAGACCACCCAg CAGGCATATGGGCAACAAAGCTATGGAACCTATGGACAGCCCACTGATGTCAGCTATACCCAGGCTCAGACCACTGCAACCTATGGGCAGACCGCCTATGCAACTTCTTATGGACAGCCTCCCACTG TAGAAGGGACCAGTACAG GTTATACTACTCCAACTGCCCCCCAGGCATACAGCCAGCCTGTCCAGGGGTATGGCACTGGTGCTTATGATACCACCACTGCTAcagtcaccaccacccaggcctCCTATGCAGCTCAGTCTGCGTATGGCACTCAGCCTGCTTATCCAGCCTATGGGCAGCAGCCAGCAGCCACTGCACCTACAAG ACCGCAGGATGGAAACAAGCCCACTGAGACTAGTCAACCTCAATCTAGCACAGGGGGTTACAACCAGCCCAGCCTAGGATATGGACAGAGTAACTACAGTTATCCCCAGGTGCCTGGGAGCTACCCCATGCAGCCAGTCACCGCACCTCCATCCTACCCTCCTACCAG CTATTCATCTACACAGCCGACTAGTTATGATCAGAGCAGTTACTCTCAGCAGAACACCTATGGGCAACCGAGCAGCTATGGACAGCAGAGTAGCTATGGTCAACAAAGCAGCTATGGGCAGCAGCCTCCCACTAGTTACCCACCCCAAACTGGATCCTACAGCCAAGCTCCAAGTCAATATAGCCAACAGAGCAGCAGCTACGGGCAGCAGA GTTCATTCCGACAGGACCACCCCAGTAGCATGGGTGTTTATGGGCAGGAGTCTGGAGGATTTTCCGGACCAGGAGAGAACCGGAGCATGAGTGGCCCTGATAACCGGGGCAGGGGAAGAGGGGGATTTGATCGTGGAGGCATGAGCAGAGGTGGGCGGGGAGGAGGACGCGGTGGAATGGG CAGCGCTGGAGAGCGAGGTGGCTTCAATAAGCCTGGTG GACCCATGGATGAAGGACCAGATCTTGATCTAG gcCCACCTGTAGATCCAGATGAAGACTCTGACAACAGTGCAATTTATGTACAAGGATTAAATGACAGTGTGACTCTAGATGATCTGGCAGACTTCTTTAAGCAGTGTGGGGTTGTTAAG ATGAACAAGAGAACTGGGCAACCCATGATCCACATCTACCTGGACAAGGAAACAGGAAAGCCCAAAGGCGATGCCACAGTGTCCTATGAAGACCCACCTACTGCCAAGGCTGCCGTGGAATGGTTTGATG GGAAAGATTTTCAAGGGAGCAAACTTAAAGTCTCCCTTGCTCGGAAGAAGCCTCCAATGAACAGTATGCGGGGTGGTATGCCACCCCGTGAGGGCAGAGGGATGCCACCACCACTCCGTGGAG GTCCAGGAGGCCCAGGAGGTCCTGGGGGACCCATGGGTCGCATGGGAGGCCGTGGAGGAGATAGAGGAGGCTTCCCTCCAAGAGGACCCCGGGGTTCCCGAGGGAACCCCTCTGGAGGAGGAAACGTCCAGCACCGAGCTGGAGACTGGCAGTGTCCCAATCC TTCAATTGGTGATTTCTGCTGTGATGTAATTGTATGCAGGGGTTGTGGAAACCAGAACTTCGCCTGGAGAACAGAATGCAACCAGT GTGGTGATCGTGGCAGAGGTGGCCCTGGTGGCATGCGGGGAGGAAGAGGTGGCCTCATGGATCGTGGTGGTCCCGGTGGAATGTTCAGAGGTGGCCGTGGTGGAGACAGAGGTGGCTTCCGTGGTGGCCGGGGCATGGACCGAGGAGGCTTTGGTGGAGGAAGACGAGGTGGCCCTGGGGGGCCCCCTGGACCTTTGATGGAACAgatgggaggaagaagaggaggacgTGGAGGACCTGGAAAAATGGATAA AGGCGAGCACCGTCAGGAGCGCAGAGATCGGCCCTACTAG